A genomic window from Helicobacter pylori includes:
- a CDS encoding cation:proton antiporter, protein MENSTLYIVIAGLWLAVGFGIFLKKLDMPVIIGYICTGTVLAAFFKINDFNLLSDIGEFGIVFLMFMIGIEFNFDKLKSIKQEVLVFGLLQVILCVLIAFLVGYFVLGLSPIFSLVLGMGLSLSSTAIVLKFFEDSKQLSTPMGKSAVGILIFQDIAAIPMLLILTILGSKDSDVSFLILKTLISAGIILVLLLLPGKKGANLILEQAKDTRLPEIFIGTILVIVCSAAGLSHFFGFSMSLGAFIVGMAISKSRYKINVQEEFAQLKNLFLALFFITIGMQINISFFVEKFFVVIFLLILVMGFKTFIIYALLRFFRDSKTAIKTALSLAQIGEFSFVIFLNSGSHQLFNLQEKKGILGFLHQKNILNIAQNDIHQLLILMVVFSMLATPFILKYLDSIAQFILHQKSQENEPVKK, encoded by the coding sequence ATGGAAAATAGCACACTTTATATTGTTATTGCTGGTTTGTGGCTTGCTGTAGGCTTTGGAATCTTTTTAAAGAAATTAGACATGCCTGTCATTATTGGTTACATTTGCACAGGAACGGTTTTAGCGGCTTTTTTCAAAATCAATGATTTTAATTTGTTGTCTGATATTGGCGAATTTGGTATCGTTTTTTTAATGTTTATGATAGGCATTGAATTTAATTTTGACAAACTCAAATCCATCAAACAAGAGGTGCTGGTTTTTGGGCTTTTACAGGTCATTTTATGCGTTTTAATCGCTTTTTTAGTGGGGTATTTTGTTCTGGGTCTTTCGCCTATTTTTTCCCTTGTTTTAGGCATGGGGCTTTCGCTCTCTTCAACCGCCATTGTGCTGAAATTCTTTGAAGATTCCAAACAGCTTAGCACGCCTATGGGAAAGAGCGCGGTGGGGATTTTAATCTTTCAAGATATTGCAGCCATTCCCATGCTTTTAATTTTGACGATTCTAGGCAGTAAGGATTCTGATGTTAGTTTCCTTATCCTAAAAACCCTGATTTCAGCAGGAATTATTTTAGTTCTTTTACTACTACCTGGAAAAAAAGGGGCTAATCTCATCTTAGAACAAGCAAAAGACACGCGCTTGCCTGAGATTTTTATAGGCACGATTTTAGTGATTGTTTGCAGCGCAGCCGGGCTAAGCCATTTTTTTGGGTTTTCTATGTCTTTAGGAGCGTTCATTGTAGGCATGGCGATTTCTAAATCGCGCTATAAAATCAATGTTCAAGAAGAATTCGCGCAATTAAAAAACCTCTTTTTAGCCCTTTTTTTTATTACGATAGGGATGCAGATTAACATTAGTTTCTTTGTAGAGAAGTTCTTTGTGGTCATTTTTTTACTCATTTTAGTGATGGGTTTTAAAACTTTCATTATTTATGCGCTTTTGCGTTTTTTTAGAGACTCTAAAACTGCCATAAAAACCGCCCTTTCTTTAGCACAAATTGGGGAGTTTTCTTTTGTGATCTTTTTAAATTCAGGCTCTCACCAACTCTTTAATTTGCAAGAAAAAAAAGGGATTCTTGGTTTTTTGCACCAAAAAAATATCTTAAATATCGCTCAAAATGACATCCACCAACTCCTCATTCTTATGGTTGTCTTTTCTATGTTAGCAACCCCTTTTATTTTAAAATACCTAGATTCCATCGCTCAATTTATTTTGCACCAAAAGAGCCAAGAAAATGAGCCGGTTAAAAAATAA
- a CDS encoding outer membrane beta-barrel protein, with protein sequence MIKKIACILSLSTSLAMAGEVNGFFMGAGYQQGRYGPYNSNYSDWRHGNDLYGLNFKLGFVGFANKWFGARVYGFLDWFNTSGTEHTKTNLLTYGGGGDLIVNLIPLDKFALGLIGGVQLAGNTWMFPYDVNQTRFQFLWNLGGRMRVGDRSAFEAGVKFPMVNQGSKDVGLIRYYSWYVDYVFTF encoded by the coding sequence ATGATTAAAAAAATTGCTTGTATTTTAAGCTTGAGCACGAGCTTAGCGATGGCTGGCGAAGTGAATGGGTTTTTTATGGGTGCGGGTTATCAACAAGGTCGCTATGGTCCTTATAACAGCAATTACTCTGATTGGCGTCATGGTAATGACCTTTATGGTTTAAACTTTAAATTAGGTTTTGTAGGTTTTGCCAATAAATGGTTTGGGGCGAGGGTGTATGGCTTTTTAGATTGGTTTAACACTTCAGGGACTGAACACACCAAAACCAATTTGCTCACTTATGGTGGCGGTGGCGATTTGATTGTCAATCTCATTCCTTTGGATAAATTCGCGCTAGGTCTCATTGGTGGCGTTCAATTAGCCGGGAACACTTGGATGTTCCCCTATGATGTCAATCAAACCAGATTCCAGTTCTTATGGAATTTAGGTGGGAGAATGCGCGTTGGGGATCGCAGCGCGTTTGAAGCGGGCGTGAAATTCCCTATGGTTAATCAAGGCAGTAAAGATGTAGGGCTTATCCGCTACTATTCTTGGTATGTGGATTATGTTTTCACTTTCTAA
- the modA gene encoding molybdate ABC transporter substrate-binding protein, giving the protein MKNTFKAFIFLTVFFSNALLAQDLKIAAAANLTRALKALVKEFQKEHPKDAISISFNSSGKLYAQITQNAPFDLFISADVARPKKLYEEKITPFKEEVYAKGVLVLWSENLKMDSLEILKDPKIKRIAMANPKLAPYGKASMEVLDRLKLTSSLKSKIIYGASVSQAHQFVATKNAQIGFGALSLMDKKDKNLSYFIIDKTLYHPIEQALIITKNGANNPLAKVFKDFLFSPKARAIFKEYGYIVD; this is encoded by the coding sequence ATGAAAAATACTTTCAAAGCGTTTATCTTTTTAACCGTATTTTTCTCAAACGCTCTATTGGCACAGGATTTAAAAATCGCTGCCGCTGCCAATCTTACGCGTGCTTTAAAAGCCCTTGTTAAAGAATTTCAAAAAGAACACCCCAAAGACGCTATTAGCATTAGCTTTAATTCTTCAGGCAAACTCTACGCTCAAATCACCCAAAACGCCCCTTTTGATTTATTCATTTCAGCAGATGTTGCCAGACCTAAAAAGCTTTATGAAGAAAAAATAACCCCCTTTAAAGAAGAAGTTTATGCTAAAGGCGTGTTGGTTTTATGGAGTGAAAATCTAAAAATGGATTCTTTAGAGATCCTTAAAGACCCTAAAATTAAGCGTATCGCTATGGCTAATCCTAAATTAGCCCCTTATGGAAAAGCCAGCATGGAAGTCTTAGATCGTTTAAAACTCACTTCTAGCCTTAAATCTAAAATCATTTATGGCGCTTCTGTTTCTCAAGCCCATCAATTTGTCGCTACTAAAAACGCTCAAATAGGCTTTGGAGCGTTATCCTTGATGGATAAAAAAGATAAAAACCTTTCTTATTTCATCATTGATAAAACCCTTTATCACCCCATTGAGCAAGCCTTGATCATCACTAAAAATGGGGCTAATAACCCTTTAGCCAAAGTTTTTAAAGATTTTTTATTCAGCCCTAAAGCCAGAGCTATCTTTAAAGAATACGGCTATATCGTGGATTAA
- the modB gene encoding molybdate ABC transporter permease subunit, protein MDSEFLITMRLSFSLAFITTLILLPIGIFLGYFLSLKRNLLTSFTETLVYMPLVLPPSVLGFYLLLIFSPSSFLGAFLQDVFSVKLVFSFQGLVLGSVIFSLPFMVSPIKSALIALPASLKEASYSLGKGEYYTLFFVLLPNIKPSLLMAIITTFTHTIGEFGVVMMLGGDILGETRVASIAIFNETEALNYPKAHQYALTLTLISFSLLFVTLFLNKKQSSFL, encoded by the coding sequence ATGGATAGTGAGTTTTTGATCACCATGCGTTTGAGCTTTTCTTTAGCTTTCATTACCACTCTTATTTTACTCCCTATAGGGATTTTTTTAGGCTATTTTTTGAGCCTTAAACGCAATCTTTTAACGAGCTTCACAGAAACGCTTGTGTATATGCCTTTAGTTTTACCCCCAAGCGTGCTAGGGTTTTATCTTCTTTTAATTTTTTCGCCTTCTTCTTTTTTGGGAGCGTTTTTACAAGATGTTTTCAGCGTGAAACTTGTTTTTAGCTTTCAAGGGCTTGTTTTAGGGAGTGTGATCTTTTCCTTACCTTTTATGGTAAGCCCTATTAAAAGCGCGCTGATTGCCTTGCCTGCTTCTTTAAAAGAAGCCAGTTATAGCTTGGGTAAAGGGGAATATTACACTCTTTTTTTTGTCCTACTCCCTAACATTAAACCCAGTCTGTTAATGGCCATCATTACAACCTTTACGCACACTATAGGCGAATTTGGCGTGGTGATGATGCTTGGGGGCGATATACTAGGCGAAACACGAGTGGCTAGCATTGCGATTTTTAATGAAACGGAAGCGCTCAATTATCCTAAAGCCCATCAATACGCCTTAACGCTCACGCTCATCAGTTTTAGCCTCTTATTTGTTACCCTATTTTTGAATAAAAAACAAAGCTCGTTTTTATGA
- a CDS encoding ATP-binding cassette domain-containing protein codes for MIKARFKKRLLGSRGAFDLDIDLEIKGPEIAALLGESGAGKSTILRILAGLEAVSNGYIEVNHSVWLDTQKKIFLKPQQRKIGFVFQDYALFPHLNVYQNIAFAYPKDTNKIHEVLHLMRLENLSQQKISQLSGGQAQRVALARALIAAKNLLLLDEPLNALDNALKNEVQEGLLDFIKRENLSVLLVSHDLNEITKLAQTFLFLNNGVIDPNQESLPFSNRLWIKPLFEDRNYCHYEVVPQTITLPKDCLNPTFKLDFNQNKKF; via the coding sequence ATGATAAAAGCGCGGTTTAAAAAACGCCTTTTAGGATCTAGGGGCGCGTTTGATCTGGATATAGACTTAGAAATCAAAGGACCAGAAATTGCCGCTTTATTAGGAGAATCTGGAGCGGGTAAAAGCACGATTTTACGCATTTTAGCAGGGCTTGAAGCAGTGAGCAATGGCTATATTGAAGTCAATCATTCGGTATGGCTAGACACTCAAAAAAAGATTTTTTTAAAACCACAACAACGAAAAATCGGCTTTGTGTTTCAAGATTACGCCCTATTCCCGCATTTGAATGTGTATCAAAACATCGCCTTTGCTTATCCTAAAGATACAAATAAAATCCATGAAGTGTTGCACTTAATGCGTTTAGAAAATCTAAGCCAGCAAAAAATTTCCCAACTCTCTGGCGGGCAAGCCCAACGAGTCGCTTTAGCAAGGGCTTTAATCGCAGCTAAGAATTTATTGCTTTTAGATGAGCCTTTAAACGCCTTAGATAACGCCTTAAAAAACGAAGTGCAAGAAGGTTTGCTTGATTTTATCAAGCGTGAAAATTTAAGCGTGTTATTGGTCAGTCATGATTTAAACGAAATAACCAAACTCGCGCAAACTTTTCTTTTTTTAAACAACGGCGTTATTGATCCTAATCAAGAAAGTCTGCCTTTTTCAAACCGCTTATGGATAAAACCTCTCTTTGAAGATAGAAATTATTGTCATTATGAGGTTGTTCCTCAAACGATCACTTTGCCAAAAGACTGCCTAAACCCAACTTTTAAGCTTGATTTTAATCAAAACAAAAAATTTTAG